In Streptomyces sp. NBC_01439, the following are encoded in one genomic region:
- a CDS encoding nuclear transport factor 2 family protein → METAERFRAAVEKRDLTALEDLFTEGVRLYSPVKFTPFEGRPMVLGLFGVLLRVFEDFRYVGDFEGAAETSADGEEAPAEVLLFRAAVDGREIHGIDLLHFDEAGRIKEFTVMVRPQSAVQALGQAVLAGLVADGLV, encoded by the coding sequence ATGGAGACGGCCGAACGCTTCCGTGCTGCCGTGGAGAAGCGCGATCTCACCGCGCTGGAGGACCTGTTCACCGAGGGCGTCCGGCTCTACAGCCCGGTGAAGTTCACGCCCTTCGAGGGCCGGCCCATGGTCCTGGGGCTCTTCGGGGTCCTGCTGCGGGTCTTCGAGGACTTCCGCTACGTCGGCGACTTCGAGGGCGCTGCCGAGACCAGCGCCGACGGCGAGGAGGCCCCGGCGGAGGTCCTGCTCTTCCGCGCCGCGGTGGACGGCCGGGAGATCCACGGGATCGACCTGCTCCACTTCGACGAGGCGGGCCGCATCAAGGAGTTCACCGTGATGGTCCGCCCGCAGTCCGCCGTGCAGGCCCTGGGGCAGGCGGTCCTCGCCGGCCTGGTCGCCGACGGTCTCGTCTAG
- a CDS encoding NADPH-dependent F420 reductase translates to MPIDLVRRRDRVPRPGDARRGAECRSRGGGWCGRDTDPGRTGELMKIGIIGAGNIGGNLTRRLTALGHEVSVANSRGPETLTVLAEETGATPVTVAQAARGAEIVVVTIPFKKVPDLPAGLFDEAAEGFAVIDTGNYYPRQRDGRIPGVEDEGLTESRWTERQLGHPVIKAFNGTYAQDILDRHRPAGAADRMALPVAGDDAAAKRTVRALIEELGFDSVDAGGLDDSWRQQPDTPVYGLREGVDAVTKALAEASPTRPEAFRG, encoded by the coding sequence GTGCCGATCGACCTCGTACGGCGGCGCGATCGCGTCCCTCGACCGGGCGATGCTCGCCGCGGGGCGGAATGCCGCAGTCGGGGCGGGGGTTGGTGTGGACGCGACACTGATCCCGGACGCACTGGAGAGCTCATGAAGATCGGCATCATCGGCGCGGGCAACATCGGCGGCAACCTCACCCGTCGGCTCACGGCCCTTGGCCACGAGGTCTCCGTGGCGAACTCACGCGGCCCCGAAACCCTGACCGTACTGGCCGAGGAGACCGGTGCCACCCCCGTCACCGTGGCGCAGGCGGCGCGCGGTGCCGAGATCGTCGTGGTCACGATCCCCTTCAAGAAGGTGCCGGACCTGCCGGCGGGCCTCTTCGACGAGGCCGCCGAGGGCTTCGCGGTCATCGACACCGGCAACTACTACCCGCGGCAGCGCGACGGCCGGATCCCCGGCGTCGAGGACGAGGGTCTCACCGAGAGCCGCTGGACCGAACGGCAGCTCGGACACCCCGTCATCAAGGCCTTCAACGGCACCTACGCCCAGGACATCCTCGACCGGCACCGCCCGGCGGGAGCCGCGGACCGGATGGCGCTGCCCGTCGCGGGCGACGACGCCGCGGCGAAGAGGACCGTACGCGCCTTGATCGAGGAACTCGGCTTCGACAGCGTCGACGCGGGCGGCCTCGACGACTCCTGGCGCCAGCAGCCCGACACGCCCGTGTACGGACTGCGCGAAGGCGTCGACGCGGTCACCAAGGCCCTCGCCGAGGCCTCGCCCACCCGCCCGGAGGCCTTCCGCGGCTGA
- a CDS encoding HAMP domain-containing sensor histidine kinase: protein MRRSLAGVALAVTSMVALSFLIPLGALVMSLVKEQSVTAAEQRAAALAPVLTLTTDPSALRESAAGLDAAEHLVIHLPDAQSLGDSQAPVKLLERAQQGRESISQKTPGGWICLQPVVLPGDRVAVIENFVPDEELTRGVKASWAVMFLLAVGLVGGSVLVADRLGAKVVRSSKKLAQASHTLGQGNLDTRVEPMGPKELRDAGVAFNAMAHRMTELLAIERELVADLSHRLRTPLTALHLASERMAGTPESARVEAAVHALESELQAIIATARTPLAVGPMGHGMRSAETNPGRQTTGAGPSSECPRSEVADVVRRRTAFWSVLAEQQDRPCSLDLTQEPTAVSLSDDDIAAVVDALIGNVFSHTPAGTAFGVRVARTAQAVELVVEDSGPGIPEPDRALSRGSSTGSSGLGLDIARRAATVTGGTMRIAHGPQGGAHITVVFALAPPAPPERGPRGSRRRARWWPRTR from the coding sequence GTGAGACGCTCATTGGCGGGAGTTGCGCTCGCCGTGACGTCCATGGTCGCGCTCTCCTTCCTCATACCCCTCGGCGCACTGGTGATGTCACTGGTCAAGGAGCAGAGCGTCACCGCGGCCGAGCAGCGCGCCGCAGCCCTCGCACCCGTCCTCACGCTCACCACGGACCCATCCGCGCTGCGCGAATCCGCCGCCGGACTCGACGCGGCCGAGCACCTGGTCATCCATCTCCCCGACGCGCAGAGCCTCGGCGACTCCCAGGCTCCCGTGAAACTGCTCGAACGGGCCCAGCAGGGACGCGAGTCCATCTCCCAGAAGACTCCGGGCGGATGGATCTGCCTGCAGCCCGTGGTGCTCCCCGGCGACCGGGTCGCCGTCATCGAGAACTTCGTCCCCGACGAGGAACTGACCCGCGGGGTCAAGGCCTCCTGGGCGGTCATGTTCCTGCTCGCCGTCGGCCTGGTCGGCGGCTCGGTACTGGTCGCCGACCGGCTCGGAGCCAAGGTCGTCCGGTCCTCCAAGAAGCTCGCCCAGGCCTCGCACACCCTCGGTCAAGGCAATCTGGACACCCGGGTGGAGCCCATGGGGCCCAAGGAACTGCGCGACGCCGGCGTCGCCTTCAACGCCATGGCCCACCGCATGACCGAACTGCTCGCCATCGAGCGCGAACTGGTCGCCGACCTGTCCCACCGGCTGCGCACCCCGCTGACCGCCCTGCACCTGGCTTCGGAGCGGATGGCCGGCACACCGGAGTCGGCCAGGGTCGAGGCGGCGGTCCACGCGCTGGAGTCGGAACTCCAGGCCATCATCGCCACGGCGCGGACACCCCTCGCCGTGGGCCCGATGGGCCACGGCATGCGCAGCGCGGAGACGAATCCGGGCCGGCAGACGACCGGGGCGGGGCCGTCGTCCGAGTGTCCCCGGTCCGAGGTCGCCGATGTGGTGCGGCGCCGGACCGCCTTCTGGTCGGTCCTGGCGGAGCAGCAGGACCGCCCCTGCTCCCTGGACCTCACCCAGGAGCCCACGGCCGTCAGCCTCAGCGACGACGACATCGCCGCGGTGGTGGACGCGCTCATCGGCAACGTCTTCAGCCATACCCCGGCCGGCACCGCGTTCGGGGTCCGCGTCGCCCGTACCGCCCAGGCCGTGGAACTGGTGGTGGAGGACTCCGGGCCCGGCATCCCGGAACCGGACCGGGCCCTCTCGCGCGGGAGCAGCACGGGCTCCTCGGGGCTGGGCCTCGACATCGCCCGCAGGGCGGCGACCGTCACCGGCGGCACGATGCGCATCGCACACGGCCCGCAGGGAGGCGCGCACATCACCGTGGTCTTCGCCCTGGCACCGCCCGCGCCGCCCGAGCGCGGACCGCGCGGCTCGCGCAGGCGTGCGCGGTGGTGGCCGCGCACGCGGTGA
- a CDS encoding thioredoxin family protein, which translates to MTSRILRPVRAGHTAHPRSAAPLGARLPLVAAAVVAAGLCAACGPSSESVGSAPPTTAGASTQALAAAAPSASASTEASPSASAPPSASATAQASSSPTPSRTQSGSAAPKPARTSAAPAPARVPGPGYDSSADAQKQIDAALAAAKADGRTVLLDFGANWCGNCKAADKVFAQPQTAAILGASYHLVKIDIGGNSSANSALLRKYSPSGGTYTMPVLVVVNASGKVRTDTHATGNPSLTAEGINAFLRKWAS; encoded by the coding sequence ATGACTTCTCGCATACTCCGACCCGTCCGTGCCGGCCACACCGCGCACCCCCGCTCCGCAGCGCCCCTGGGTGCCCGGCTGCCGCTCGTCGCCGCTGCCGTGGTCGCGGCGGGTCTGTGCGCCGCCTGCGGGCCGTCCTCCGAGAGCGTCGGCTCCGCCCCGCCCACCACGGCCGGTGCGTCCACCCAGGCCCTCGCCGCGGCCGCGCCGTCGGCCTCCGCGTCCACCGAGGCGTCCCCGAGCGCTTCGGCCCCGCCGTCGGCGTCCGCAACCGCGCAGGCCTCCTCCTCGCCGACCCCCTCCCGGACCCAGAGCGGTTCGGCCGCCCCCAAGCCGGCCCGTACGTCCGCCGCCCCCGCGCCGGCCCGGGTCCCCGGGCCCGGCTACGACAGCTCGGCCGACGCGCAGAAGCAGATCGACGCCGCACTGGCCGCGGCCAAGGCCGACGGGAGGACGGTGCTGCTCGACTTCGGGGCCAACTGGTGCGGCAACTGCAAGGCCGCCGACAAGGTGTTCGCCCAGCCGCAGACGGCGGCGATCCTCGGAGCCTCGTACCACCTGGTCAAGATCGACATCGGTGGCAACAGCTCCGCCAACTCCGCGCTCCTGCGCAAGTACAGCCCCTCGGGCGGCACCTACACGATGCCCGTGCTCGTCGTCGTCAACGCGTCCGGCAAGGTGCGCACCGACACCCACGCCACGGGCAACCCCTCCCTCACGGCGGAGGGGATCAACGCCTTCCTGCGCAAGTGGGCCTCGTGA
- a CDS encoding SGNH/GDSL hydrolase family protein, with the protein MPNGEYLRYVALGDSQTEGLGDGDDSVGLRGFADRLAEHLAAVNPGLQYANLAVRGRRAGQVRAEQLGPALALRPDLATVVAGVNDVLRPRFNAAEVAGHLEEMFAALTAAGARVATVTFPDLSVLVPLARPAAPRIADLNDRIRAAAARHGVAVAETARPAAVTDPRMWTDDRLHASPVGHERIAAALAHAVGLPGSDDTWTHPLPPRPTAPGGSTMAAELRWAAAFLGPWLGRRLRGRSSGDGRTAKRPALLPLASAVD; encoded by the coding sequence GTGCCGAACGGTGAATACCTGCGCTACGTCGCCCTGGGCGACAGTCAGACCGAAGGCCTCGGCGACGGGGACGACTCCGTGGGCCTGCGCGGCTTCGCCGACCGGCTCGCCGAACACCTCGCCGCCGTCAATCCCGGCCTCCAGTACGCCAACCTGGCCGTCCGGGGACGTCGCGCCGGGCAGGTGCGCGCCGAACAACTGGGCCCCGCCCTGGCCCTGCGCCCCGACCTGGCCACCGTCGTCGCCGGGGTCAACGACGTCCTCCGGCCCCGGTTCAACGCCGCGGAAGTCGCCGGGCACCTGGAGGAGATGTTCGCCGCGCTCACGGCCGCCGGGGCCCGCGTGGCGACGGTGACCTTCCCCGACCTCAGCGTGCTCGTGCCCCTCGCCCGCCCCGCCGCACCGCGCATAGCCGACCTCAACGACCGCATCCGCGCGGCGGCCGCCCGCCACGGGGTCGCCGTCGCCGAGACGGCCCGGCCGGCCGCCGTGACCGACCCGCGGATGTGGACCGACGACCGGCTGCACGCCAGCCCCGTCGGCCACGAGCGGATCGCCGCGGCCCTCGCCCACGCCGTCGGCCTGCCCGGCAGCGACGACACCTGGACGCACCCGCTGCCACCGCGGCCGACCGCCCCGGGGGGCTCGACCATGGCGGCCGAACTGCGCTGGGCGGCCGCGTTCCTCGGCCCCTGGCTGGGCCGCCGCCTCCGCGGCCGCTCCTCCGGCGACGGCCGCACCGCGAAACGCCCCGCACTGCTGCCGCTGGCCTCCGCCGTCGACTAG
- a CDS encoding CAP domain-containing protein has protein sequence MSSRTPATPSRVEARRKKAVRTRIVLSLTAAAAVVAVGVAVADSGGGTQVDQRADGATGSKTGTPTPADTAGTASPTAPLPEVTADAAAATGSLQPETPAAEGTESAAPAKPAAKEDGPAKSAPASKPPRTSGGSSGGSGTSGGSGGSGGSSGGSSGGSSGGSGSSSSDAESAVLALVNKERATAGCGPLTMNGKLSAAARAYSDTMARSGVMSHTGPDGSTMTSRVEAAGYAWSRLGENIARGQSDADAVMKAWMNSSGHRANILNCAFKEIGIGVHKGDGGPWWTQDFGTSK, from the coding sequence ATGAGCAGCCGAACTCCCGCAACGCCGTCCCGCGTCGAGGCGCGGCGGAAGAAGGCGGTGCGCACGCGCATCGTCCTGTCCCTCACCGCGGCCGCCGCGGTGGTGGCGGTCGGCGTCGCCGTTGCCGATTCCGGCGGCGGTACGCAGGTGGACCAGCGGGCCGACGGCGCCACCGGATCGAAGACCGGGACGCCGACCCCCGCGGACACCGCGGGGACGGCGAGCCCGACCGCTCCGCTCCCCGAGGTCACCGCCGACGCCGCGGCCGCCACGGGCTCGCTGCAGCCCGAGACGCCGGCCGCCGAAGGGACGGAGTCCGCAGCTCCGGCGAAGCCCGCGGCGAAGGAGGACGGCCCGGCCAAGTCCGCCCCGGCCAGCAAGCCCCCGCGCACGTCAGGCGGGAGCAGCGGCGGATCCGGTACGTCCGGTGGGTCGGGCGGTTCCGGGGGCTCGTCCGGCGGATCTTCCGGCGGTTCGTCCGGCGGATCCGGCAGCTCCTCCAGCGACGCCGAATCCGCGGTCCTCGCCCTGGTCAACAAGGAGCGGGCCACGGCCGGCTGCGGCCCCCTGACCATGAACGGCAAGCTGAGCGCCGCGGCGCGCGCGTACAGCGACACCATGGCCCGCAGCGGCGTCATGTCCCACACCGGACCCGACGGGTCCACCATGACCAGCCGAGTGGAGGCCGCCGGTTACGCGTGGTCCCGCCTCGGCGAGAACATAGCCCGCGGCCAGTCGGACGCCGACGCGGTCATGAAGGCCTGGATGAACAGCTCCGGCCACCGGGCCAACATCCTCAACTGCGCCTTCAAGGAGATCGGCATAGGCGTCCACAAGGGCGACGGCGGCCCGTGGTGGACGCAGGACTTCGGGACGTCGAAGTAG
- a CDS encoding cytochrome c biogenesis CcdA family protein: MTTLPALAAADAPSLLHGTLAVAAPVAFLAGLVSFLSPCVLPLVPGYLSYVTSLSVSDLAEARGGRRSRMAVGALLFVLGFTAVLVSGGALFGYFGRTLLAHQEVVTQVLGVFTVLMGLSFMGFLPGFTQREFRSHRRPALGLAGAPLLGAVFAVGWTPCIGPTLAAVQALAWSEASAARGALLMAAYCLGLGLPFVLAALAFRRALDAFGLVKRHYPWVLRIGGGMLVLVGVLLATGVWNDLVYRLQLWSADFTTAV; the protein is encoded by the coding sequence ATGACGACGCTCCCGGCGCTCGCCGCCGCCGACGCCCCCTCGCTCCTGCACGGGACCCTGGCCGTCGCCGCCCCGGTGGCCTTCCTCGCGGGACTCGTCTCCTTCCTCTCGCCGTGCGTGCTGCCGCTCGTACCGGGCTACCTCAGCTACGTGACCAGCCTGTCGGTCTCCGACCTGGCCGAAGCCCGCGGCGGGCGCCGCAGCCGGATGGCCGTCGGCGCGCTGCTCTTCGTCCTCGGCTTCACGGCGGTCCTCGTCTCCGGGGGCGCACTGTTCGGGTACTTCGGCCGCACCCTGCTGGCCCACCAGGAGGTGGTCACCCAGGTGCTCGGTGTCTTCACCGTGCTGATGGGGCTGTCCTTCATGGGATTCCTACCGGGTTTCACCCAGCGGGAGTTCCGCAGCCACCGGCGGCCCGCCCTCGGACTGGCCGGAGCCCCCCTGCTGGGCGCGGTGTTCGCGGTCGGCTGGACCCCCTGCATCGGCCCGACGCTGGCCGCCGTACAGGCACTGGCCTGGAGCGAGGCCAGCGCGGCTCGCGGGGCGCTGCTGATGGCGGCGTACTGTCTCGGCCTGGGGCTGCCGTTCGTCCTGGCCGCGCTGGCCTTCCGCCGGGCCCTGGACGCCTTCGGCCTCGTCAAACGCCACTACCCGTGGGTCCTGCGGATCGGCGGCGGGATGCTCGTGCTCGTCGGCGTCCTGCTGGCCACCGGGGTGTGGAACGACCTGGTGTACCGGCTGCAGTTGTGGAGCGCGGACTTCACCACCGCCGTGTGA
- a CDS encoding TlpA disulfide reductase family protein, whose protein sequence is MRPAGPRRVRVRTAVLAGSALTAAVAGCVYAAVGTVAADGSRAEAAAGPATAIRAAVGTAADAKVIDPADRPAAPALTGDDLDGKRVTLDGLRGHVVVLNVWGSWCGPCRAEADDLARIDRQTRDQGVRFLGINTRDPERAAARSFVSAHGIGFPSLHDPTGELLLRFPPALLNPQAIPSTLVLDRRGRIAVSIGGPVTGDELGPLLSRVMEEAS, encoded by the coding sequence GTGAGACCAGCGGGCCCGCGCCGGGTCCGGGTGCGCACCGCGGTCCTGGCCGGATCCGCCCTAACGGCCGCCGTGGCCGGCTGTGTCTACGCCGCCGTTGGCACGGTCGCCGCCGACGGCAGCCGCGCGGAGGCGGCGGCCGGACCGGCGACCGCGATCAGGGCCGCAGTCGGAACCGCGGCCGACGCCAAGGTCATCGACCCCGCCGATCGACCCGCAGCGCCCGCGCTGACGGGCGACGACCTCGACGGGAAGCGGGTCACCCTCGACGGCCTCCGGGGACACGTCGTCGTGCTCAACGTTTGGGGGTCCTGGTGCGGTCCCTGCCGGGCGGAGGCCGACGACCTGGCGCGGATCGACCGGCAGACCCGGGACCAAGGCGTCCGGTTCCTCGGGATCAACACCCGCGACCCGGAGCGTGCTGCGGCCCGGTCCTTCGTCAGCGCGCACGGCATCGGCTTCCCCAGCCTCCACGACCCCACCGGCGAGCTCCTGCTCCGATTTCCCCCCGCCCTGCTCAACCCGCAGGCGATCCCCTCGACCCTCGTGCTCGACCGCCGCGGACGCATCGCCGTCAGCATCGGCGGACCGGTCACTGGGGACGAACTCGGCCCGCTGCTCTCGCGCGTGATGGAGGAGGCGTCATGA
- the nadE gene encoding ammonia-dependent NAD(+) synthetase → MTDLASISLQQEIARDLQVSASFDVRQEIERRVAFLAERLTSTGLRALVLGISGGVDSTTAGRLCQLAVERVRAAGHEATFFAMRLPYGTQADEKDAQLALDFIRADRVMTVDVKSASDAALEAALAGGTVFRDAHHQDFVHGNIKARQRMIAQYAVAGAHEGLVVGTDHAAEAVSGFFTKFGDGAADVVPLTGLTKRRVRALAQELGAPAELVHKTPTADLETLDPGKPDEDALGVTYDDIDDLLEGKPVAGTAFAAIVTRYRLTEHKRQLPIAP, encoded by the coding sequence GTGACCGACCTGGCGTCCATATCCCTGCAGCAGGAGATCGCGCGCGATCTCCAGGTGAGCGCGTCCTTCGACGTCCGGCAGGAGATCGAGCGCCGAGTGGCCTTCCTCGCCGAGCGGCTGACCTCCACGGGTCTGCGCGCACTGGTCCTGGGCATCAGCGGCGGCGTGGATTCCACGACCGCGGGCCGCCTGTGCCAGCTCGCCGTCGAGCGGGTGCGCGCCGCCGGGCACGAGGCGACGTTCTTCGCGATGCGACTGCCCTACGGGACCCAGGCCGACGAGAAGGACGCGCAGCTGGCGCTGGACTTCATCCGGGCCGACCGGGTCATGACCGTGGACGTGAAGTCCGCGAGCGACGCCGCCCTGGAAGCGGCGCTGGCCGGCGGCACGGTCTTCCGCGACGCGCACCACCAGGACTTCGTGCACGGCAACATCAAGGCCCGGCAGCGCATGATCGCCCAGTACGCGGTGGCGGGCGCGCACGAGGGCCTGGTGGTCGGCACCGACCACGCCGCCGAGGCGGTCTCCGGCTTCTTCACCAAGTTCGGCGACGGTGCGGCCGACGTCGTCCCGCTCACCGGCCTCACCAAGCGCCGGGTGCGCGCCCTCGCGCAGGAGCTCGGCGCGCCCGCCGAGCTGGTGCACAAGACCCCGACCGCGGACCTGGAGACGCTCGACCCGGGCAAGCCCGACGAGGACGCCCTCGGCGTCACCTACGACGACATCGACGACCTCCTCGAGGGCAAGCCCGTCGCGGGGACCGCCTTCGCGGCCATCGTCACCCGCTACCGCCTCACCGAGCACAAGCGACAGCTGCCGATCGCCCCCTGA
- a CDS encoding GNAT family N-acetyltransferase — MISNSPIPHVVPAGRMARSEQPVLALTGGWELRPWHPDDADALYAAGQDPAVRLWNRLLVNSPEEARQRIERMHRRWRAELGAIWAVARPDGPAVGLIGWNDVDLQGGSAEIVYRLLPAARGGGVAVEATRRVSRWALDDLGLHRLRLCHSVANPASCRVADKAGYAFEGTMRGALLHADGWHDQHLHALVRGDV; from the coding sequence ATGATCTCCAACTCGCCGATACCGCACGTCGTTCCCGCAGGTCGTATGGCCCGGTCGGAACAGCCCGTGCTCGCGCTGACCGGTGGGTGGGAGCTGCGCCCCTGGCACCCGGACGACGCGGACGCGTTGTACGCCGCCGGCCAGGACCCGGCCGTTCGCCTCTGGAACCGGCTGCTGGTGAACTCCCCGGAAGAGGCGCGTCAGCGGATCGAGCGCATGCACCGGCGGTGGCGGGCCGAGCTCGGCGCGATCTGGGCCGTCGCCCGGCCGGACGGTCCGGCCGTGGGCCTGATCGGCTGGAACGACGTCGACCTCCAGGGCGGCAGCGCCGAGATCGTCTACCGGCTGCTGCCCGCGGCACGTGGCGGGGGCGTCGCCGTCGAGGCGACACGGCGGGTCAGCCGGTGGGCACTGGACGACCTCGGCCTGCACCGTCTGCGGTTGTGCCACTCGGTGGCGAACCCGGCGTCGTGCCGCGTGGCGGACAAGGCCGGATACGCCTTCGAAGGCACCATGCGCGGCGCACTGCTGCACGCCGACGGATGGCACGACCAGCACCTGCACGCCCTGGTCCGGGGCGATGTCTGA
- a CDS encoding response regulator transcription factor, protein MPSVLVVEDDPSIRQSLIEVLAEHGYAVRSVGDGFGALREVTQTPVDAVVLDLGLPDLDGGDALRMIRGISSVPVLVATARDDETEIIKLLNAGADDYLVKPFSGGQLIARLSAVLRRTSHAPPAGAAHTGPGARPAPAADPLGATTVGELAVDPGARTAYLAGRELHLTRREFDLLAFLAHHTGQVVSKRRLLTEVWREPYVDDQTVDVHLSSLRRKLGERAAAPRYLLTVRGVGIKLVAPR, encoded by the coding sequence ATGCCCAGCGTCCTGGTCGTGGAAGACGACCCCAGCATCCGCCAGTCACTCATCGAGGTCCTGGCGGAGCACGGGTATGCCGTGCGCAGCGTGGGCGACGGGTTCGGCGCCCTGCGCGAGGTCACCCAGACGCCCGTCGACGCGGTGGTCCTCGACCTCGGCCTGCCCGATCTGGACGGGGGAGACGCACTGCGGATGATCCGGGGCATATCCTCCGTCCCCGTCCTGGTGGCCACCGCCCGCGACGACGAGACCGAAATCATCAAGCTCCTCAACGCCGGCGCCGACGACTACCTGGTCAAGCCCTTCTCCGGAGGACAGCTCATAGCCCGCCTCTCCGCCGTACTGCGGCGCACCAGCCACGCGCCCCCCGCGGGCGCCGCCCACACCGGGCCGGGGGCCCGGCCGGCGCCGGCCGCCGACCCGCTGGGCGCCACCACCGTGGGCGAGCTGGCGGTGGACCCCGGCGCGCGTACCGCGTACCTGGCCGGCCGGGAGCTCCACCTCACCCGGCGGGAGTTCGACCTGCTGGCCTTCCTCGCCCACCACACGGGCCAGGTCGTCTCCAAACGCAGGCTGCTGACCGAGGTCTGGCGCGAGCCGTACGTCGACGACCAGACCGTCGACGTGCACCTGTCGTCGTTGCGCCGCAAGCTCGGCGAACGCGCCGCGGCGCCGCGCTACCTGCTGACGGTCCGCGGCGTCGGCATCAAACTGGTGGCCCCGCGGTGA
- a CDS encoding PadR family transcriptional regulator produces MTLRHAVLAALLDGEFSGYELAKSFDIGVANFWHALPQQLYAELAKLEKEGLVEGREVVQETRPNKRLFRVTGAGRTELEEFAAAPLKSSVIRDDLLVKVQTADRIGTGPVIAQLEARAAAADAKIELIGKVLRKMRGDMDEDEFLLHGERIGGYLTGLRGLAFEQGHRDWCRRSAAILKERLARAER; encoded by the coding sequence ATGACTCTGCGCCATGCCGTACTGGCGGCTCTACTGGACGGCGAGTTCAGCGGCTACGAACTGGCGAAGTCCTTCGACATCGGCGTCGCGAACTTCTGGCACGCCCTGCCCCAGCAGCTCTACGCCGAGCTGGCCAAGCTGGAGAAGGAAGGGCTGGTCGAGGGCCGCGAAGTGGTCCAGGAGACCCGGCCCAACAAACGCCTCTTCCGGGTCACCGGGGCCGGCCGCACCGAACTGGAGGAGTTCGCCGCGGCTCCGCTGAAGTCCTCCGTCATCCGTGACGACCTCCTCGTCAAGGTCCAGACCGCCGACCGGATCGGCACCGGACCGGTGATCGCGCAACTCGAGGCGCGCGCGGCCGCCGCCGACGCCAAGATCGAGCTGATCGGCAAGGTGCTGCGCAAGATGCGCGGCGACATGGACGAGGACGAGTTCCTGCTCCACGGCGAGCGGATCGGCGGGTACCTGACCGGTCTGCGCGGCCTCGCCTTCGAGCAGGGACACCGCGACTGGTGCCGCCGGAGCGCGGCGATCCTGAAGGAGAGGCTGGCCCGTGCCGAACGGTGA
- a CDS encoding SAM-dependent methyltransferase, with protein MNHEQISKIAHADHPIKAPLGDESVRRLLEHGAPRDGERVLDLGCGTAEWLLRALATHPRLHAEGVDTSEESVAQARRSAGLLGVQERLVVHQQKAADFVSDQPFDLVLSVGATHAFGGLLPTLAAARQHLAPGGRVLLGESFWDRTPSREAVEIFGELHDLATTLDLIVDDGWAPVHAHVSTREELDAYEWSCLGSLASWALDHPVDPDAAEVLRTAAIRRAEWLHGYRDSFGFVSLVLRPTSA; from the coding sequence GTGAATCATGAACAGATCTCCAAGATCGCCCACGCCGACCACCCCATAAAGGCCCCGCTCGGCGACGAATCGGTACGCCGACTGCTCGAACACGGCGCACCGCGCGACGGCGAGCGGGTGCTCGACCTGGGGTGCGGTACCGCGGAATGGCTCCTGCGCGCCCTGGCCACGCACCCCCGTCTGCACGCCGAGGGCGTGGACACCTCGGAGGAGTCGGTGGCGCAGGCCCGCCGGTCGGCGGGCCTGCTCGGCGTCCAGGAACGTCTCGTCGTGCACCAGCAGAAGGCCGCGGACTTCGTCTCCGACCAGCCCTTCGACCTGGTGCTCAGCGTCGGGGCCACCCACGCTTTCGGCGGCCTGCTGCCGACCCTCGCGGCGGCCCGGCAGCACCTGGCTCCCGGCGGCCGCGTGCTGCTCGGTGAGAGCTTCTGGGACCGCACGCCCTCCCGCGAGGCCGTCGAGATCTTCGGTGAGCTGCACGACCTCGCGACTACCCTGGACCTCATCGTCGACGACGGGTGGGCTCCGGTACACGCGCACGTCAGCACGCGCGAGGAGCTGGACGCGTACGAGTGGTCGTGCTTGGGCTCGCTGGCCTCGTGGGCCCTCGACCACCCCGTCGATCCGGACGCCGCCGAGGTGCTGCGGACGGCCGCCATCCGGCGTGCGGAATGGCTGCACGGCTACCGGGACAGCTTCGGCTTCGTCTCCCTGGTCCTGCGCCCGACCTCCGCCTAA